In a genomic window of Roseiflexus castenholzii DSM 13941:
- a CDS encoding inorganic diphosphatase — MTMNLWHELESGPNTPDVIHVVVEIPKGSRNKYEYHKQTGAFKLDRVLYSAVHYPGDYGFIPQTYYDDGDPLDVLVMTNLPTFTGCIVEARPIGMFRMTDRGEPDDKILAVLHYDPFFADFSDYTQLPAHYLKEVEHFFTVYKDLEGARVEPIGWENAMVAKERVCYAVNHYWDMRAGRLPKRV, encoded by the coding sequence ATGACTATGAATCTCTGGCACGAGCTTGAGTCCGGTCCGAACACGCCTGATGTTATTCATGTCGTGGTTGAGATTCCCAAAGGCTCGCGCAATAAGTACGAGTATCATAAGCAAACCGGCGCCTTCAAACTGGATCGGGTGCTCTATTCGGCGGTTCACTATCCGGGCGATTATGGTTTTATCCCGCAGACCTACTACGACGATGGCGATCCGCTGGATGTGCTGGTGATGACCAACCTGCCAACCTTCACCGGTTGTATCGTCGAAGCCCGACCAATCGGCATGTTCCGTATGACCGACCGTGGCGAGCCGGATGATAAGATTCTGGCAGTGCTGCACTACGACCCGTTCTTTGCCGATTTCAGCGATTATACGCAGTTGCCGGCGCATTACCTCAAGGAAGTGGAACACTTCTTCACCGTCTACAAGGACCTGGAGGGCGCGCGGGTCGAGCCGATCGGTTGGGAGAATGCGATGGTCGCCAAGGAACGTGTCTGTTATGCGGTGAATCACTACTGGGATATGCGCGCGGGGCGCCTCCCCAAGCGAGTGTAG
- a CDS encoding TIGR00266 family protein — protein MQCPTCGAVLSPSAKFCSRCGTRVAAPPDAPPPMAPPAATGESYVYGNQMGQRLDLPDPVVTARGRGVTGMEYQIVGTTLQAVILELDPGETVYSESGAMSWMSGNIQMATNTRGGGLGGMFKRAISGESLFLNEFTSVGGKGIVAFASDFPGKIVPAPLREGQTMIVQKQAFLCAEKTVGLDIHFRKRMGAGFFGGEGFIMQKLTGPGVAFVCLDGEIVEYTLDAGQVLKVDTGHVAMYEPTVEFDIEMVKGFKNILLGGEGLFLTTLRGPGRVWLQTMPTTNLAKAVAGCLPTGGSSRSSSSSGDVLGDVIGGLLDR, from the coding sequence ATGCAATGCCCGACCTGCGGCGCGGTGTTGTCTCCAAGCGCAAAGTTTTGTTCCCGTTGTGGCACGCGCGTGGCGGCGCCGCCGGATGCGCCGCCGCCAATGGCGCCACCGGCAGCGACCGGCGAGTCGTATGTCTATGGCAATCAGATGGGGCAGCGTCTGGACCTCCCCGATCCGGTGGTGACGGCGCGCGGGCGTGGCGTCACCGGGATGGAGTATCAGATTGTCGGCACAACTCTTCAGGCGGTGATCCTCGAACTCGACCCCGGCGAAACGGTCTACTCCGAGTCGGGCGCGATGTCGTGGATGTCGGGCAATATCCAGATGGCGACCAATACGCGCGGCGGCGGGCTTGGCGGGATGTTCAAGCGCGCCATCTCCGGCGAAAGCCTGTTCCTCAATGAGTTCACCTCGGTCGGCGGCAAGGGCATCGTCGCCTTCGCATCCGACTTCCCCGGCAAGATTGTGCCGGCGCCGCTGCGCGAAGGGCAGACGATGATCGTCCAGAAACAGGCGTTCCTCTGCGCCGAGAAGACCGTGGGACTCGACATTCACTTCCGCAAGCGCATGGGGGCGGGGTTCTTCGGCGGCGAAGGGTTCATTATGCAGAAGTTGACCGGTCCGGGAGTGGCGTTCGTCTGTCTGGACGGCGAGATCGTCGAGTACACGCTGGATGCGGGGCAGGTGCTGAAGGTGGACACCGGGCACGTGGCGATGTACGAGCCGACGGTCGAGTTCGACATCGAGATGGTGAAAGGGTTCAAGAACATTCTGCTTGGCGGCGAAGGGCTGTTCCTGACGACGCTGCGCGGTCCGGGGCGCGTCTGGTTGCAGACCATGCCAACGACGAACCTGGCGAAGGCGGTTGCCGGGTGCCTGCCAACGGGTGGGAGCAGCCGAAGTAGTAGTAGTAGCGGCGATGTGTTGGGCGATGTGATCGGCGGGTTGCTCGACCGATGA
- the alaS gene encoding alanine--tRNA ligase, whose product MKRLSSAAIREQFLRFFEERGHVRVPSSSLIPGNDPTLLFTNSGMVQFKDTFLGLEQRPYTRATTAQKCLRVSGKHNDLEEVGPSPRHHTFFEMLGNFSFGDYFKAEAIPMAWELLTKVFDLPVERLWFTVFEGDDEVPPDDEAAQLWVAAGADPERVLRFGRKDNFWVMADAGPCGPCSEITIFIGDDLKEMSAKGVNSDDPNYVEIWNNVFMQFERSTMQPLHRPSVDTGMGLERMAMVMQGVHSTYDTDLFIPLIERQLALLGADEPTYRAHVAPFRAVADHSRAVAFLIADGVLPGNTGRSYVLRRILRRAVYQGRTVGFEKPFLADVAAVVIEQMGAVYPELRERADFILETVDLEERQFLRTLSGGVSILKSVIERVRAVGGTVIPGDDAFTLKDTYGFPLDLTQKIAAEHGLTVDEAGYERRMEEQRARGRRAAQFKRAADAEAWADIDLPPTRFTGYLGVSGSGTVQALIVAGDQVAEAVAGQQVQIALDSTPFYAESGGQIGDTGVLIGPRGRARIDDVQRPVPGVIVHYGVVEEGAIAVYETVEAQVDSVRRAAIMRSHTATHLLHRALRDVLGEHAAQAGSLVAPDRLRFDFTHTRPVTPEQLREIERRVNAWIRADTPVAWQELPYQAALEAGAIALFGEKYGDVVRMVTIGCVNGNDALSPAAIAERQRAGFRMCSRELCGGTHVGRSGEIGLFRIVSESSVAAGVRRIEALTGAEAEQWVDAQIATLHNIAARVGAPPSQLGERIEALLAELKQRQRALDELHARQARSNLEGLLANVQAVGDIRFLAAQVEAPDTARLREMGDWLRDKLGSGVVVLAAVIDGKAQILAMATPDLAGRRIHAGNLVKALAPIVGGSGGGRPDMAQAGGREVAHIPDALEHVAAALAAQAGG is encoded by the coding sequence ATGAAACGACTTTCCAGCGCCGCGATCCGTGAACAGTTTCTTCGATTCTTCGAGGAACGCGGTCACGTCCGCGTGCCAAGCTCATCGCTCATCCCCGGGAACGATCCAACCCTGCTGTTTACCAACTCCGGCATGGTGCAGTTCAAAGACACCTTCCTGGGGCTTGAACAACGTCCATATACGCGCGCTACAACCGCGCAGAAATGTCTGCGCGTCTCCGGCAAACACAACGACCTCGAGGAGGTCGGTCCGTCGCCGCGCCACCATACGTTCTTCGAGATGCTCGGCAACTTTTCCTTCGGCGATTATTTCAAAGCCGAAGCCATTCCGATGGCATGGGAATTGCTGACAAAGGTGTTTGATCTCCCCGTCGAACGTCTGTGGTTCACCGTCTTCGAGGGCGACGATGAGGTGCCTCCCGATGATGAGGCGGCACAGCTCTGGGTCGCCGCCGGCGCCGACCCGGAGCGCGTGCTGCGCTTCGGGCGCAAGGATAATTTCTGGGTGATGGCTGATGCCGGTCCATGCGGTCCCTGCTCCGAAATTACGATCTTTATCGGGGACGACCTGAAGGAGATGAGCGCAAAAGGGGTTAATTCGGACGATCCGAATTATGTTGAGATCTGGAATAATGTGTTCATGCAGTTCGAACGCAGCACCATGCAACCCCTCCATCGCCCGTCGGTCGATACCGGCATGGGACTCGAACGCATGGCGATGGTGATGCAGGGGGTGCATTCCACCTATGACACCGACCTGTTCATACCGCTGATCGAGCGCCAGCTGGCGTTGCTCGGCGCCGATGAGCCGACGTATCGCGCGCATGTGGCGCCCTTTCGCGCCGTTGCCGACCACAGCCGCGCCGTGGCGTTCCTGATTGCCGATGGCGTGTTGCCGGGCAATACGGGGCGCTCGTATGTGCTGCGCCGCATTTTGCGCCGCGCGGTCTATCAGGGGCGGACCGTCGGCTTCGAGAAGCCGTTCCTGGCGGATGTCGCTGCGGTCGTGATCGAGCAGATGGGCGCGGTTTATCCTGAGTTGCGCGAGCGCGCCGATTTTATTCTCGAAACGGTGGACCTTGAGGAGCGTCAGTTCCTGCGCACCCTCTCCGGCGGCGTCAGTATTCTGAAGAGCGTCATCGAACGGGTGCGCGCCGTTGGCGGCACGGTCATTCCCGGCGACGATGCGTTTACGCTCAAGGACACCTATGGCTTCCCGCTCGATCTGACGCAGAAAATCGCTGCGGAACACGGGCTGACCGTGGATGAAGCCGGGTATGAGCGCCGCATGGAGGAGCAACGCGCCCGTGGGCGCCGCGCCGCACAGTTCAAGCGCGCCGCCGATGCCGAGGCATGGGCGGATATCGACCTTCCGCCAACGCGCTTTACCGGCTACCTCGGCGTCTCTGGCAGCGGAACCGTGCAGGCGCTTATCGTTGCGGGCGATCAGGTCGCCGAGGCGGTCGCCGGTCAGCAGGTGCAAATAGCGCTCGACAGCACGCCCTTCTACGCCGAGAGCGGCGGTCAGATCGGCGATACCGGCGTGCTGATCGGTCCGCGCGGTCGCGCGCGGATCGATGATGTGCAGCGCCCTGTGCCTGGCGTGATCGTTCACTATGGCGTGGTGGAAGAAGGCGCGATCGCAGTGTACGAAACGGTCGAAGCACAGGTCGATAGTGTGCGCCGCGCCGCAATTATGCGCAGCCACACTGCAACGCACCTGCTTCATCGCGCACTCCGCGATGTGCTTGGCGAACACGCCGCGCAGGCAGGTTCGCTGGTTGCGCCGGATCGCCTGCGATTCGATTTCACCCATACGCGCCCCGTCACGCCGGAACAATTGCGCGAGATCGAGCGGCGCGTCAACGCCTGGATCCGCGCCGATACGCCGGTCGCCTGGCAGGAGTTGCCGTACCAGGCGGCGCTCGAAGCGGGGGCGATTGCGCTATTCGGCGAGAAGTACGGCGATGTGGTGCGCATGGTGACGATCGGGTGCGTCAATGGAAATGATGCGCTCTCCCCGGCTGCAATCGCCGAACGTCAACGAGCAGGTTTCAGGATGTGCTCGCGCGAACTGTGCGGCGGCACCCACGTCGGGCGGAGCGGTGAAATCGGGTTGTTCCGCATTGTCTCGGAAAGCAGCGTGGCTGCCGGTGTGCGTCGCATTGAGGCGCTGACCGGCGCTGAAGCCGAGCAGTGGGTCGATGCCCAGATTGCGACGCTGCACAACATTGCCGCGCGTGTCGGCGCGCCTCCGTCACAGTTGGGCGAGCGGATCGAGGCGTTGCTCGCCGAACTGAAACAGCGCCAGCGCGCACTCGATGAACTGCATGCGCGCCAGGCGCGCAGCAATCTCGAAGGATTGCTCGCCAACGTCCAGGCGGTCGGCGATATCCGCTTCCTGGCAGCGCAGGTCGAAGCGCCCGATACTGCGCGTCTACGCGAGATGGGTGACTGGCTGCGCGATAAATTGGGGTCGGGCGTGGTCGTCCTGGCTGCCGTGATTGACGGTAAAGCCCAGATTCTGGCAATGGCGACGCCCGACCTGGCAGGAAGGCGCATCCACGCCGGCAATCTGGTGAAAGCGCTGGCGCCAATCGTCGGCGGCAGCGGCGGCGGACGCCCCGATATGGCGCAGGCTGGCGGACGTGAGGTTGCGCATATTCCAG
- a CDS encoding protein kinase family protein, with protein sequence MGTVTLLSNSRNVPNQLTINDQEAHRGGEGSIFFTTDGRYVVKIYHHPSSDKQKLLQHVLDLGRNLGEDEQFLAWPLGIGDRFNGQSNVGVVRRVPASHVPLYKLIYSPRDAVEQFRQGRSWLEYLKIARGTAAAVRTIHGKGMAHADIHFKNVLTNSITEKPQKRYP encoded by the coding sequence ATGGGAACCGTGACTCTGCTGTCGAACAGCCGAAATGTACCGAATCAGTTGACCATCAATGACCAGGAAGCGCATCGGGGCGGCGAAGGAAGCATCTTCTTCACCACCGATGGCCGTTATGTGGTCAAGATCTATCATCACCCCAGTTCTGACAAACAAAAGCTGCTCCAGCACGTCCTTGACCTAGGGCGGAACTTGGGCGAGGATGAGCAGTTCCTGGCTTGGCCGCTGGGCATTGGAGATCGGTTCAACGGCCAGTCCAACGTGGGCGTGGTCCGCCGTGTGCCTGCTTCACATGTTCCTCTCTACAAGCTGATCTACAGCCCAAGAGATGCCGTAGAGCAATTCCGCCAAGGGCGAAGTTGGCTGGAGTACCTCAAGATTGCCCGGGGTACGGCCGCGGCGGTACGCACCATTCACGGCAAGGGGATGGCCCACGCTGATATTCACTTCAAGAACGTTCTGACCAATTCAATAACCGAAAAGCCCCAAAAACGCTATCCCTGA
- a CDS encoding NUDIX hydrolase, whose protein sequence is MTLPDRPSMPEQRVAYSAGGVIYRVDGHRYEVALIATHEGRRWGLPKGHVRRGETAEAAAVREIAEETGLHGVVERHLATIEYWFRAGPTRIHKYVDLFLIRYTGGSLMPQTAEVDDVRWFSLEEAAEIASFARERDVLTQVRQILVRGG, encoded by the coding sequence ATGACGTTGCCTGATCGTCCATCGATGCCCGAACAACGTGTTGCCTACTCCGCGGGAGGCGTCATTTACCGTGTCGATGGTCATCGGTATGAAGTGGCGCTGATTGCCACCCACGAAGGGCGGCGCTGGGGGTTGCCCAAGGGTCATGTGCGCCGCGGCGAGACGGCGGAAGCCGCAGCAGTGCGTGAGATTGCCGAAGAAACCGGGTTGCACGGCGTAGTCGAGCGGCACCTTGCCACGATTGAGTACTGGTTTCGTGCCGGTCCGACGCGCATCCACAAATATGTCGATCTGTTCCTGATCCGGTACACGGGCGGTTCGCTCATGCCGCAGACGGCGGAAGTTGACGATGTGCGCTGGTTTTCGCTAGAGGAGGCGGCGGAGATCGCCAGTTTCGCGCGCGAGCGCGATGTGCTCACTCAGGTGCGCCAGATTCTTGTGCGGGGCGGGTGA
- a CDS encoding tetratricopeptide repeat protein, translating to MAAQNIAAPVTPVRMLALIAAPLVMKRADHDLVPIDLLPAQEELETLAETCGALGAALEIQAEIATADRIGHVFATAPLPFDLLHFVGHGSLQLDGSSVLALEDEVGALRPMSADELRRVFGGRTPCRLAFLSACHSAGLADALIDAGVPHVVVINAADAVLDLAARAFAKRFYAALLAGRAVAEAFEAGRTAVALHDELRIRRDPQTLQPYNVREELKFRLLPEDDPVHRQSLFPAPPRGDVTFHRALWERTNLSPASADPFVGRARELHTIAVRLRDHRCVAIHGMGGMGKTALALAAARWQHERTRWSDGVWLVQLRNIADAREARNRIALALNLDPKAAESDTTLAAALRDRHSLIVLDDLDALLTHDRSGAAALLTALLETRRLKLITTARRDLPGSVHHQLVELARLDPRDAQIAFTIYAPPIEEWGAWTQDDWLDLHRFLDGYPFPIRLTATAMRQARLQLRELLRRLRENPQGTVRYPGDEEDRETSLAATLDLSYHLLPDDAQRVCTLLALFPAGLTRDAARAILGAASDAALETLVQHSMAELRDENGYRQVALPEPARRYAEARLPANALATYAPKALVFFADLIDNVQEAMNRNQEVAGRRMLTLEWPNIEQVLAWGYDHEACRDGVSRAARATAQLRFYWFLSGELGRPETLDRLQRALAAAQRAGDRLGEAHVLTAMGVVQQFRKEVEAALARYGQALALYRAIGAKLGEAHVLTAMGDVQQFRKEVEAALASYGQALALYRAIGDRLGEANVLKAMGDVQQFRKEVEAALASYGQALALYRAIGDRLGEANVLRAMGDVQQFQDEREAALASYGQALALYRAIGAKQGEANVLKAMGDVQQFRKEVEAALASYGQALALYRAIGAKQGEANVLKAMGDVQQFRKEVEAALASYGQALALYRAIGDRLGEANVLRAMGDVQQFRKEVEAALARYGQALALYRAIGDRLGEANVLTAMGDVQQFRKEVEAALASYGQALALYRAIGAKLGEANVLTAMGDVQQFRNEVEAALASYGQALALYRAIGDRLGEANVLRAMGDVQQFRNEVEAALASYGQALALYRAIGAKQGEANVLTAMGDVQQFRKEVEAALASYGQALALYRAIGDRLGEANVLRAMGDVQQFRNEVEAALASYGQALALYRAIGDRLGEANVLRAMGDVQQFRNEVEAALASYGQALALYRAIGDRLGEANVLRAMGDVQQFRKEVEAALASYGQALALYRAIGDRLGEANVLTAMGDVQQFRNEVEAALASYGQALALYRAIGAKLGEANVLTAMGDVQQFRNEVEAALASYGQALALYRAIGAKLGEANVLRAMGDVQQFRKEVEAALASYGQALALYRAIGAKLGEANVLAALSCLRIDDDPPESRRLLEQALALRRAINDRYGEGADLGNYGIALMQRGRGAEALPFLERARNLFASLGLTHLVEDVEQRIAAAKGGFQG from the coding sequence ATGGCTGCTCAAAACATCGCCGCGCCCGTGACGCCGGTGCGCATGCTGGCGCTGATCGCCGCGCCATTGGTAATGAAGCGCGCAGACCACGATCTCGTTCCGATTGACCTTCTCCCGGCGCAGGAGGAACTGGAGACGCTGGCGGAGACGTGTGGCGCCCTCGGCGCGGCGCTGGAGATTCAAGCGGAGATCGCCACAGCGGATCGGATCGGACACGTGTTCGCAACGGCACCCCTGCCCTTCGATCTGCTGCACTTTGTCGGGCACGGCAGTCTGCAACTAGACGGTTCGAGCGTCCTGGCGCTGGAAGATGAGGTTGGCGCCCTCCGCCCGATGAGTGCCGACGAACTGCGCCGCGTGTTCGGTGGGCGCACTCCGTGCCGGCTGGCGTTCCTGAGCGCCTGCCACTCCGCAGGGCTGGCAGACGCGCTGATCGATGCCGGCGTGCCGCACGTCGTTGTCATCAATGCCGCCGATGCGGTGCTCGACCTTGCCGCCAGAGCCTTTGCAAAGCGCTTCTATGCCGCATTGCTGGCGGGGCGCGCGGTCGCGGAGGCGTTCGAGGCAGGGCGCACCGCCGTGGCGTTGCACGACGAGCTGCGCATCCGGCGCGACCCGCAGACGCTCCAGCCGTACAATGTGCGCGAAGAACTCAAGTTTCGCCTGCTGCCGGAGGACGATCCGGTTCATCGGCAATCGCTCTTCCCCGCGCCGCCGCGCGGCGATGTGACGTTCCACCGCGCGCTGTGGGAGCGCACCAACCTTAGCCCGGCGAGCGCCGATCCATTCGTAGGGCGCGCGCGCGAACTTCACACGATTGCCGTCAGGTTACGCGACCATCGCTGCGTCGCCATCCACGGTATGGGTGGCATGGGGAAAACCGCGCTGGCGCTGGCAGCCGCGCGCTGGCAACATGAGCGCACCCGCTGGAGCGATGGGGTCTGGCTGGTGCAGTTGCGCAATATTGCCGACGCACGCGAGGCGCGCAACCGGATTGCGCTGGCGCTGAATCTCGACCCCAAAGCTGCCGAGAGCGATACAACGCTCGCCGCTGCCCTGCGCGACCGCCACAGTCTGATCGTCCTCGATGACCTCGACGCGCTGCTGACGCACGACCGCAGCGGCGCGGCGGCGTTGCTCACCGCACTGCTCGAGACGCGGCGCCTGAAACTGATTACAACCGCGCGGCGCGACCTGCCGGGGAGCGTGCATCACCAGTTGGTCGAACTGGCGCGCCTCGACCCGCGCGACGCGCAGATCGCCTTCACCATCTATGCTCCTCCGATTGAGGAATGGGGCGCGTGGACGCAGGACGACTGGCTCGACCTCCACCGGTTTCTCGACGGATACCCCTTCCCGATCCGCCTGACGGCGACCGCCATGCGGCAGGCGCGGCTGCAATTGCGCGAGTTACTCCGGCGATTGCGGGAGAACCCGCAAGGAACCGTTCGCTACCCCGGCGACGAGGAAGATCGCGAGACGAGCCTGGCGGCGACGCTCGATCTCTCCTACCACCTGCTGCCTGATGACGCGCAGCGCGTATGTACGTTGCTGGCGCTCTTTCCGGCCGGGCTAACGCGCGACGCGGCGCGCGCCATTCTGGGAGCGGCGAGCGATGCGGCGCTCGAAACCCTCGTGCAGCACAGCATGGCCGAACTGCGCGATGAAAACGGCTACCGGCAGGTTGCGCTGCCGGAACCGGCGCGGCGCTACGCCGAAGCGCGGCTGCCGGCGAATGCGCTGGCGACATATGCGCCGAAGGCGCTGGTCTTTTTTGCCGATCTGATTGATAACGTTCAGGAGGCTATGAACCGCAATCAGGAGGTGGCGGGGCGGCGGATGCTCACCCTCGAATGGCCAAACATCGAGCAGGTTCTGGCGTGGGGGTACGACCATGAAGCATGCCGGGACGGGGTCAGCCGCGCGGCGCGCGCCACGGCGCAATTGAGGTTCTACTGGTTCCTATCGGGCGAACTGGGTCGCCCCGAAACGCTTGATCGCCTCCAACGCGCCCTTGCAGCCGCGCAGCGCGCCGGCGACCGGCTGGGCGAAGCCCATGTGCTGACAGCGATGGGGGTCGTGCAGCAGTTCCGCAAGGAGGTGGAGGCGGCGCTGGCGAGGTATGGGCAGGCGCTGGCGCTCTACCGGGCGATTGGCGCAAAGCTGGGCGAAGCCCATGTGCTGACAGCGATGGGGGACGTGCAGCAGTTCCGCAAGGAGGTGGAGGCGGCGCTGGCGAGTTATGGGCAGGCGCTGGCGCTCTACCGGGCGATTGGCGACCGGCTGGGCGAAGCCAATGTGCTGAAAGCGATGGGGGACGTGCAGCAGTTCCGCAAGGAGGTGGAGGCGGCGCTGGCGAGTTATGGGCAGGCGCTGGCGCTCTACCGGGCGATTGGCGACCGGCTGGGCGAAGCCAATGTGCTGAGAGCGATGGGGGACGTGCAGCAGTTCCAGGATGAGCGCGAGGCGGCGCTGGCGAGTTATGGGCAGGCGCTGGCGCTCTACCGGGCGATTGGCGCAAAGCAGGGCGAAGCCAATGTGCTGAAAGCGATGGGGGACGTGCAGCAGTTCCGCAAGGAGGTGGAGGCGGCGCTGGCGAGTTATGGGCAGGCGCTGGCGCTCTACCGGGCGATTGGCGCAAAGCAGGGCGAAGCCAATGTGCTGAAAGCGATGGGGGACGTGCAGCAGTTCCGCAAGGAGGTGGAGGCGGCGCTGGCGAGTTATGGGCAGGCGCTGGCGCTCTACCGGGCGATTGGCGACCGGCTGGGCGAAGCCAATGTGCTGAGAGCGATGGGGGACGTGCAGCAGTTCCGCAAGGAGGTGGAGGCGGCGCTGGCGAGGTATGGGCAGGCGCTGGCGCTCTACCGGGCGATTGGCGACCGGCTGGGCGAAGCCAATGTGCTGACAGCGATGGGGGACGTGCAGCAGTTCCGCAAGGAGGTGGAGGCGGCGCTGGCGAGTTATGGGCAGGCGCTGGCGCTCTACCGGGCGATTGGCGCAAAGCTGGGCGAAGCCAATGTGCTGACAGCGATGGGGGACGTGCAGCAGTTCCGCAATGAGGTGGAGGCGGCGCTGGCGAGTTATGGGCAGGCGCTGGCGCTCTACCGGGCGATTGGCGACCGGCTGGGCGAAGCCAATGTGCTGAGAGCGATGGGGGACGTGCAGCAGTTCCGCAATGAGGTGGAGGCGGCGCTGGCGAGTTATGGGCAGGCGCTGGCGCTCTACCGGGCGATTGGCGCAAAGCAGGGCGAAGCCAATGTGCTGACAGCGATGGGGGACGTGCAGCAGTTCCGCAAGGAGGTGGAGGCGGCGCTGGCGAGTTATGGGCAGGCGCTGGCGCTCTACCGGGCGATTGGCGACCGGCTGGGCGAAGCCAATGTGCTGAGAGCGATGGGGGACGTGCAGCAGTTCCGCAATGAGGTGGAGGCGGCGCTGGCGAGTTATGGGCAGGCGCTGGCGCTCTACCGGGCGATTGGCGACCGGCTGGGCGAAGCCAATGTGCTGAGAGCGATGGGGGACGTGCAGCAGTTCCGCAATGAGGTGGAGGCGGCGCTGGCGAGTTATGGGCAGGCGCTGGCGCTCTACCGGGCGATTGGCGACCGGCTGGGCGAAGCCAATGTGCTGAGAGCGATGGGGGACGTGCAGCAGTTCCGCAAGGAGGTGGAGGCGGCGCTGGCGAGTTATGGGCAGGCGCTGGCGCTCTACCGGGCGATTGGCGACCGGCTGGGCGAAGCCAATGTGCTGACAGCGATGGGGGACGTGCAGCAGTTCCGCAATGAGGTGGAGGCGGCGCTGGCGAGTTATGGGCAGGCGCTGGCGCTCTACCGGGCGATTGGCGCAAAGCTGGGCGAAGCCAATGTGCTGACAGCGATGGGGGACGTGCAGCAGTTCCGCAATGAGGTGGAGGCGGCGCTGGCGAGTTATGGGCAGGCGCTGGCGCTCTACCGGGCGATTGGCGCAAAGCTAGGCGAAGCCAATGTGCTGAGAGCGATGGGGGACGTGCAGCAGTTCCGCAAGGAGGTGGAGGCGGCGCTGGCGAGTTATGGGCAGGCGCTGGCGCTCTACCGGGCGATTGGCGCAAAGCTAGGCGAAGCCAATGTGCTGGCAGCGTTGAGTTGCCTGCGCATTGACGATGATCCGCCGGAGTCGCGGCGCCTCCTCGAACAGGCGCTGGCGCTGCGCCGCGCTATCAATGATCGATACGGCGAAGGCGCTGACCTGGGCAACTATGGCATTGCGCTGATGCAGCGCGGGCGGGGCGCAGAGGCGTTGCCCTTCCTGGAACGCGCCCGTAACCTGTTTGCGTCGCTCGGGTTGACGCATTTGGTGGAGGATGTGGAGCAACGGATTGCGGCAGCGAAGGGAGGCTTTCAGGGATAG
- the rho gene encoding transcription termination factor Rho gives MNVAELESKTLNELREMAKAIGVTGVSTLKKQDLIFKLLQMQTEEAGHTLSDGILDIVADGYGFLRGERMLPGPDDVYVSQSQIRRFGLRTGDRVWGQIRPPKESERYYSLLRVEMVNGMDPETARKRPSFDQLTPIFPNEQIKLETEPHLLATRLVDLVAPIGRGQRGLIVSPPKAGKTLLLKAIANGITTNYQDIHLMVLLIGERPEEVTDMRRSVKGDVISSTFDEPVEDHTKVAEMTLERAKRLVEGGQDVVILMDSITRLARAYNLDMPPSGRTLSGGIDPVALYPPKRFFGAARNIENGGSLTIIATCLVDTGSRMDDVIYEEFKGTGNMELHLDRKLAEKRVFPAIDITRSGTRREELLLSPDVLRQVWTLRRMVGMLGEGEGTELVLTRMAKTRNNAEFLATLSKAN, from the coding sequence ATTAATGTTGCCGAACTGGAAAGCAAAACGCTCAATGAGTTGCGCGAAATGGCGAAAGCGATCGGTGTGACCGGTGTGAGCACCCTCAAGAAGCAGGATTTGATTTTCAAACTGCTCCAGATGCAAACCGAAGAAGCGGGTCATACCCTGTCCGACGGCATTCTCGATATTGTCGCCGATGGGTATGGATTCCTGCGCGGTGAGCGGATGCTGCCGGGACCGGATGATGTCTATGTGTCGCAGTCGCAAATCCGGCGCTTCGGCTTGCGCACCGGCGATCGCGTCTGGGGTCAGATCCGTCCGCCAAAGGAGAGTGAGCGCTACTACTCGCTCCTGCGGGTTGAAATGGTCAATGGGATGGACCCGGAGACGGCGCGGAAGCGTCCGTCGTTCGATCAGTTGACGCCGATCTTTCCCAATGAGCAGATTAAACTCGAAACCGAACCGCACCTGCTCGCTACCCGCCTGGTTGATCTGGTGGCGCCGATCGGTCGCGGGCAGCGCGGTCTGATCGTGTCGCCGCCCAAAGCCGGCAAGACGTTGCTGCTCAAGGCAATCGCCAACGGCATTACGACCAACTATCAGGATATTCACCTGATGGTGCTGCTCATCGGTGAGCGCCCGGAAGAGGTTACCGATATGCGGCGTTCGGTCAAGGGGGATGTCATTTCGTCAACCTTCGATGAGCCGGTCGAGGACCATACGAAGGTCGCCGAGATGACGCTGGAACGCGCCAAACGCCTGGTCGAAGGCGGGCAGGATGTGGTGATCCTGATGGACTCGATCACCCGCCTGGCGCGCGCTTACAACCTGGATATGCCGCCGAGCGGACGCACGCTCTCCGGCGGTATCGATCCGGTGGCGCTTTATCCGCCCAAACGCTTCTTCGGCGCTGCGCGCAATATCGAGAATGGCGGGTCGCTTACCATTATTGCGACCTGTCTGGTCGATACCGGTAGCCGTATGGACGATGTGATCTACGAGGAGTTCAAAGGCACCGGCAATATGGAATTGCACCTCGACCGCAAACTGGCGGAGAAGCGCGTCTTCCCGGCAATCGATATTACCCGCAGCGGTACGCGCCGTGAGGAACTGCTGCTGTCGCCCGATGTGTTGCGTCAGGTGTGGACGCTGCGCCGTATGGTCGGTATGCTCGGTGAGGGTGAAGGCACCGAACTGGTGCTGACGCGCATGGCGAAGACGCGCAATAATGCTGAGTTCCTGGCGACGCTGAGTAAGGCGAATTAG